Proteins co-encoded in one Haladaptatus sp. ZSTT2 genomic window:
- a CDS encoding nucleotide sugar dehydrogenase: MSAEQLASDARVCVLGLGHVGLPTALLAAQSHDVVGVDIDADHVAALNDGDVPVSEPGIDDLYAAVTDRFSAHTSVVDADIYVIVTPTPVHTESRIADLSYIRAAAEMVVPTLAAGDLVILESTVPPGTTERLIAPILEDSGLSIGEFHLSYCPERASPGDTLTEITQNNRVVGGTDEASITHAVAFYDSFVDGAIRTTTPRTAEFVKLVENTFRDVNIALANEFALIAEEFSLDGHEATALANEHPRVNVHRAGPGVGGHCIPVDPQFLSQHATHDRLISLAREVNSSMAGHVVRLIRSVLSDDTRATVTLFGAAYKADVGDTRRTPAKRLVELLTGLGYEIRVYDPFVTEFVVEPEPLDSAVADSDCIVILTDHSEFATLDPSSVSAQMATKTVVDTRALIDQAQWEQAGFRVSVLGDGTT; this comes from the coding sequence ATGAGCGCAGAACAGCTGGCTTCCGACGCGCGTGTGTGCGTCCTTGGGCTTGGCCACGTTGGCCTCCCAACTGCCCTGCTCGCCGCCCAGTCACACGACGTCGTCGGCGTGGATATCGATGCCGACCACGTCGCCGCGCTCAACGACGGCGACGTTCCGGTCTCCGAACCGGGTATCGACGACCTCTATGCAGCGGTCACAGACCGATTTTCGGCCCACACGAGCGTTGTTGACGCGGATATCTATGTCATCGTCACACCAACACCGGTTCACACCGAGAGCCGGATTGCGGATTTGAGCTACATCCGCGCGGCAGCAGAGATGGTCGTCCCGACGCTCGCTGCGGGAGACCTCGTAATTCTCGAATCGACGGTGCCACCGGGAACGACCGAGCGACTTATCGCGCCAATTCTCGAAGACAGCGGGCTCTCAATCGGGGAGTTTCACCTCTCCTACTGCCCCGAACGGGCGAGTCCGGGTGACACCCTCACGGAAATCACGCAGAACAACCGCGTCGTTGGCGGCACAGACGAGGCATCGATAACTCACGCCGTCGCGTTCTACGACTCGTTCGTAGACGGCGCGATTCGCACGACGACGCCCCGAACCGCCGAGTTCGTCAAACTCGTCGAGAACACTTTTCGTGACGTGAACATCGCGCTGGCAAACGAGTTCGCGCTCATCGCAGAGGAGTTCTCCCTCGACGGACACGAAGCCACAGCGCTCGCAAACGAGCATCCGCGAGTGAACGTCCACCGCGCCGGGCCGGGTGTTGGCGGCCACTGCATCCCCGTCGACCCACAGTTCCTCTCGCAGCACGCGACCCACGACCGACTCATCTCGTTGGCCCGCGAGGTGAACTCCTCGATGGCGGGCCACGTCGTCCGCCTGATTCGGTCGGTGCTTTCAGACGACACGAGGGCGACGGTCACGCTGTTCGGCGCGGCCTACAAGGCAGACGTTGGCGACACCCGCAGGACGCCGGCAAAACGGCTCGTCGAACTCCTCACCGGACTCGGCTACGAGATTCGCGTCTACGACCCGTTCGTCACCGAATTCGTCGTGGAACCAGAACCACTCGACTCGGCGGTCGCTGACAGCGATTGCATCGTCATCCTCACCGACCACAGCGAGTTCGCAACGCTCGACCCGTCGTCAGTCAGTGCACAGATGGCGACGAAAACCGTCGTTGACACGCGCGCACTCATCGACCAGGCCCAGTGGGAGCAGGCTGGCTTTCGCGTCTCCGTGCTCGGTGACGGCACCACGTAG
- a CDS encoding class I SAM-dependent methyltransferase — translation MRDKVLQRWVKQPPASPEIQYLRDAERLNAWEQLGERTRVLDIASESNVTAGLQAEAVARVDFSPDAIDHARDILGDDVDRYEVTDPEKPDLPFPDDHFDAAVSIGPYDWKFLDIDHLTAEVNRVLESDGLFSFSVPTPRSPYATRGRNRFRYYEPDEALDIIAPDWQLVDYDLVFQYPDRIHRIVKSLPTTMQEPFVDFSWRATKELTKRDRWNEAAYLVLGAKPMEYDDSLESALECLFRQAEDNGFWDTHDSKFIRGLDYSIDTGEHAPAGPADLSWTRDDTIQWRYAPFALMGAMQWRVSERGTDAVDEKLRDQLAYFEDKLADDPSRIGMPSYGVGPLILSYALADSVFEEEYAEMARTLFDYSREAFDFSHAEDSLLAYGWSYLYEQTGDEDVLAAIEDALWEINERLDPPSGTFQFDNGTTRRHQNQMYTIWGMARAIEVTGKTGYLDSLELVLDYTIDERMQADGAFIWEDVAQPIRGWTEFVIDFFDRRPPHWDFLYECHQTFFVNAVTHYYAAGGERDYDRAVGEAMAWIYGTNALDADLTELSGLGVPMRFVTRDGHMDVPDQMYKGAYEVGSYIMALTNLLDADGPFR, via the coding sequence ATGCGAGACAAAGTCCTCCAGCGATGGGTCAAGCAACCGCCGGCGAGTCCGGAAATCCAGTATCTCAGGGATGCAGAGCGACTGAACGCCTGGGAGCAACTCGGCGAGCGAACGCGGGTGCTCGACATCGCCTCAGAGTCGAACGTCACCGCCGGGTTGCAGGCTGAAGCAGTCGCCCGCGTTGACTTTTCGCCCGACGCAATCGACCACGCCCGTGACATTCTCGGTGATGACGTAGACAGATACGAGGTCACAGACCCAGAGAAACCCGACCTCCCGTTTCCGGACGACCATTTCGACGCCGCCGTGTCAATTGGGCCGTACGACTGGAAGTTCCTCGACATCGACCACCTCACCGCGGAGGTCAACCGCGTCCTCGAATCGGACGGCCTCTTTTCGTTTTCTGTCCCGACGCCCCGCTCGCCGTACGCCACCCGTGGGCGCAACCGCTTTCGCTACTACGAACCCGACGAGGCGCTCGACATCATCGCGCCCGACTGGCAACTGGTCGATTACGACCTCGTGTTCCAGTACCCCGACCGCATCCACCGCATCGTGAAGTCGCTGCCGACCACGATGCAAGAACCGTTCGTGGACTTCTCGTGGCGCGCCACGAAGGAACTCACCAAACGCGACCGCTGGAACGAGGCGGCGTATCTCGTGCTCGGCGCGAAACCCATGGAGTACGACGACTCGCTCGAAAGCGCCCTCGAGTGCCTGTTTCGTCAGGCCGAGGACAACGGTTTCTGGGATACACACGACTCGAAGTTCATCCGCGGTCTCGACTACTCCATCGACACCGGGGAACACGCCCCGGCAGGCCCGGCGGACCTCTCGTGGACCCGCGACGACACCATCCAGTGGCGCTACGCCCCGTTCGCGCTCATGGGGGCGATGCAGTGGCGCGTCTCCGAGCGAGGAACTGACGCCGTAGACGAGAAGCTGCGCGACCAACTCGCCTACTTTGAGGACAAACTCGCAGACGACCCCAGCCGAATCGGAATGCCCAGTTACGGCGTCGGCCCGCTCATCCTGAGCTACGCGCTCGCTGATTCCGTCTTCGAGGAGGAGTATGCTGAGATGGCACGCACGCTGTTCGACTACTCGCGCGAGGCGTTTGACTTCTCTCACGCGGAGGACAGCCTGCTCGCCTACGGCTGGTCGTATCTCTACGAACAGACCGGTGACGAGGACGTGCTCGCCGCCATCGAGGATGCGCTCTGGGAGATCAACGAACGGCTCGACCCACCCTCTGGAACCTTCCAGTTCGACAACGGCACGACCCGCCGCCATCAGAATCAGATGTACACCATCTGGGGGATGGCCCGCGCCATCGAGGTGACGGGCAAGACGGGCTACTTAGACAGCCTCGAACTCGTGTTGGACTACACTATCGACGAGCGAATGCAGGCAGACGGTGCGTTCATCTGGGAGGACGTCGCTCAGCCGATTCGCGGCTGGACGGAGTTCGTCATCGACTTCTTCGACCGCCGTCCGCCACACTGGGACTTCCTGTACGAGTGTCACCAGACGTTCTTCGTGAACGCCGTCACCCACTACTATGCCGCCGGTGGTGAGCGCGACTACGACCGCGCAGTCGGTGAGGCCATGGCGTGGATATACGGAACCAACGCGCTCGACGCAGACCTCACAGAGCTGAGCGGCCTCGGCGTCCCAATGCGATTCGTGACCCGAGATGGCCACATGGACGTCCCCGACCAGATGTACAAGGGAGCCTACGAAGTCGGCTCGTACATCATGGCGCTCACCAATCTCCTCGACGCAGACGGGCCGTTCCGATGA
- a CDS encoding sulfatase-like hydrolase/transferase — protein MSRNVVLCCLDTVRKDFFDRFATRLQDRADVTFEQCRAASCWSVPSHASMVTGDLPHEHGIHAKNPRLDALSARETIRDDLPDHQFLGVSSNIYAGSAYGFDAIFDEFVDITRDHRYPDALDAPTFIAEETEPGLARYAAVLRACLAHPETGTSFANTVAAQLQHLSRNGPLSKFPALFDDGARSACRAARSRIDGRDDPYFLFVNFMEGHEPHRDTLGYDRESYDVPTGWSSRPLQTWDAVEPSPEINRQLGWYRDLYGASIAYLDRVVDEFVSDVLAATDRETTVVITADHGENLALPEDDGHLGHITSLTEGVLHVPLLIINPPAGYDAVESDYVSHLELRRLLAGLAHDETPDVTADRIPAEVLAMTPGNDPLRETDPAYWTRRIRCVYDGETKYEWDSLGVEQAVELDHDRPCWQSRPPDTSSVPSWVRTEFDTALGAVSVAAEEDETPMDDAVLDRLEDLGYR, from the coding sequence ATGTCACGAAACGTCGTCCTGTGCTGTCTCGACACGGTCAGGAAGGACTTTTTCGACCGGTTTGCGACGCGCCTGCAGGACCGAGCTGACGTCACCTTCGAGCAGTGTCGCGCGGCCAGTTGCTGGAGCGTGCCGAGCCACGCGAGCATGGTCACCGGCGACCTCCCCCACGAACACGGGATACACGCGAAAAACCCGCGTCTCGACGCCCTCTCAGCGCGTGAGACCATTCGTGACGACCTGCCCGACCACCAGTTTCTCGGCGTGAGTTCGAACATCTACGCCGGGTCGGCCTACGGCTTTGACGCCATCTTCGACGAGTTCGTGGACATCACCCGCGACCACCGCTACCCCGACGCGCTCGACGCCCCGACGTTCATCGCAGAAGAGACCGAGCCGGGGCTGGCGCGATACGCCGCCGTCCTTCGCGCCTGCCTCGCCCACCCCGAGACGGGAACGAGTTTCGCGAACACCGTTGCCGCCCAACTCCAGCATCTCTCGCGAAACGGCCCGCTCTCGAAATTCCCGGCTCTCTTCGACGACGGGGCGAGGTCGGCGTGTCGAGCGGCACGCTCTCGAATCGACGGCCGCGACGACCCCTACTTCTTGTTCGTGAACTTCATGGAGGGGCACGAACCCCACCGCGACACGCTGGGCTACGACCGTGAAAGCTACGACGTGCCCACGGGCTGGTCGTCTCGCCCACTCCAGACGTGGGACGCGGTGGAGCCGTCGCCCGAAATCAACCGACAGCTCGGCTGGTATCGCGACCTCTACGGCGCGTCGATTGCGTACCTCGACCGCGTCGTCGACGAGTTCGTGAGCGACGTCCTCGCCGCGACCGACCGCGAAACGACTGTCGTCATCACGGCAGACCACGGCGAAAACCTCGCACTGCCCGAAGACGACGGGCACCTCGGGCACATCACGAGTCTCACGGAAGGGGTCCTGCACGTTCCGTTGCTCATCATCAATCCGCCTGCCGGTTACGACGCCGTCGAATCCGACTATGTCTCCCATCTCGAACTCCGTCGCTTGCTCGCGGGGCTGGCGCACGACGAAACGCCTGACGTGACCGCAGACCGCATCCCCGCGGAGGTGCTCGCGATGACGCCCGGAAACGACCCGCTTCGAGAAACCGACCCTGCGTACTGGACCCGACGCATCCGCTGTGTGTACGACGGCGAGACGAAATACGAGTGGGACAGTCTCGGTGTCGAGCAGGCGGTCGAACTCGACCACGACAGACCGTGCTGGCAATCGAGACCGCCTGACACGTCGTCGGTACCCTCGTGGGTGAGAACCGAGTTCGACACCGCTCTCGGTGCCGTTTCCGTGGCCGCGGAAGAGGACGAAACGCCGATGGATGATGCCGTCCTCGACCGACTCGAAGACCTCGGCTACCGCTGA
- a CDS encoding oligosaccharide flippase family protein, producing MGEVDRASIALFGSRILSQLLGFVSVIYFAQQLGAEGLGVYFTFVTVVSVTGVFSKFGLPGAVVKRMNQAKTDHERGRYLSGSFVLLIVPFAIAGGLLLLFGPQLTDYVGLAAAAPLAVAGVAIAVSSNLLSSALKGENRVATTAVLELLDQISRLAISVALLVAGWGVLALVVGRISGNVLKGIASYAVLETSFSVPTLTTLTSLFDFSKYTVGMNVSSLAYNWADTLVLAAFATKAAVGIYETVWMLSAVTLLAAQVIGISLAPSMTRWHEAGQLYRVERGFTQGLSFALILVFPALIGAYLIGDSLLQTLYGYSAGTTILLILLTGQISEGVKNITQNTLFGIDQPEHVFWTNILTLGANVVLNLILVPPFGMLGAAVATFTTATVAAVSQVYYLRQYIEIRVNYVTLAWQAGGAVVMGVVVAALAGVFPLGNEFGLFALVAVGALVYGGVILTNVTMRERLLGSGLF from the coding sequence ATGGGTGAGGTAGACCGCGCGAGCATCGCGCTGTTCGGGTCGCGAATCCTCTCTCAGTTGCTCGGATTCGTGAGCGTCATCTACTTCGCCCAACAGCTTGGAGCGGAGGGTCTCGGCGTCTACTTCACCTTCGTTACCGTGGTGAGTGTGACCGGCGTTTTCTCGAAATTCGGCCTGCCGGGGGCAGTGGTCAAGCGGATGAATCAGGCGAAAACCGACCACGAGCGAGGTCGATATCTCTCGGGGTCGTTTGTCTTACTCATCGTTCCGTTCGCCATCGCGGGCGGCTTGTTGTTGCTGTTTGGCCCGCAGTTGACTGACTACGTCGGCCTCGCTGCCGCGGCACCGCTCGCGGTTGCAGGGGTTGCGATTGCCGTCAGTTCGAACCTGCTCAGCTCCGCACTCAAGGGCGAAAACCGCGTCGCGACGACGGCGGTGTTAGAACTGCTCGACCAGATTAGCCGCCTCGCGATTAGCGTCGCCCTCCTCGTTGCAGGCTGGGGCGTCCTCGCCCTCGTCGTCGGGCGGATCTCCGGGAACGTCCTCAAGGGAATCGCCTCCTACGCCGTCCTCGAAACCTCGTTTTCGGTGCCCACACTCACGACGCTCACGAGCCTCTTTGACTTCTCTAAGTACACCGTCGGGATGAACGTCAGTTCGCTCGCCTACAACTGGGCTGACACGCTCGTCCTCGCCGCATTCGCCACCAAAGCCGCGGTCGGCATCTACGAGACGGTCTGGATGCTGAGTGCGGTCACGCTTCTGGCCGCCCAAGTCATCGGCATCTCGCTCGCCCCGTCGATGACGCGCTGGCACGAGGCGGGCCAACTCTACCGTGTCGAACGCGGGTTCACGCAGGGGCTCTCGTTCGCACTCATCCTCGTGTTTCCCGCGCTCATCGGCGCATACCTCATCGGTGATTCGCTGCTCCAGACGCTCTATGGCTACAGCGCCGGAACCACCATCCTCCTCATCCTCCTCACCGGGCAGATTTCAGAGGGTGTGAAGAACATCACGCAGAACACGTTGTTCGGGATTGACCAGCCCGAACACGTCTTCTGGACGAACATCCTCACCCTTGGCGCGAACGTCGTGCTCAACCTCATCCTCGTGCCGCCGTTCGGCATGCTTGGTGCGGCCGTCGCAACCTTCACCACGGCAACCGTGGCCGCCGTCTCGCAGGTCTACTATCTCCGCCAGTACATCGAGATACGTGTCAATTACGTCACGCTCGCGTGGCAGGCTGGCGGCGCGGTCGTCATGGGCGTCGTCGTCGCCGCGTTGGCCGGCGTCTTCCCGCTTGGCAACGAATTCGGCCTGTTCGCGCTCGTCGCCGTCGGTGCGCTCGTGTACGGTGGCGTCATTCTGACCAACGTCACCATGCGCGAACGCTTGCTCGGAAGCGGCCTGTTCTGA
- a CDS encoding glycosyltransferase family 4 protein — MHVCMVLRKEFPRDIRVAKEARALQAAGHDVTLICRTTAKKPARETVDGIDVWRFSEHDQSPLRRQRQTLQYLVTFVHPFWKRAIETVHESKSIDAIHVHDLPLVGTGLAVGDDRSVPVVADLHENYPEAIRQWRRMHSVEDVVTNVGLLTKYAALPIRRWKRLERNCVQRADGVLAVCEEAKAHYVTDCGADADSVAIVGNTVDRTHFDTDAKPVAGFEDEFVISYVGKFAPHRGLEPVVEGFAAVRDRLPNSRILIVGAPGSAEYGSRFDAFCERHGVTDAMTFTGWVDFEEVPAYMAASDVCLVPHASTPHTDTTIPHKLFQYMAMGKPVLVSDVPPLERVVGETDAGVVATADDADAMAAALVELGTDQEQAAQWGENGRRAVAERYNWMHDAKTLRETYDSLC, encoded by the coding sequence ATGCACGTCTGCATGGTGCTCCGAAAGGAGTTTCCGCGAGACATCCGCGTCGCAAAAGAGGCGCGCGCCCTGCAGGCCGCTGGTCACGACGTGACGCTCATCTGTCGCACAACAGCCAAGAAGCCAGCCCGCGAGACCGTCGACGGCATCGATGTGTGGCGTTTTTCCGAACACGACCAGTCTCCACTGAGACGCCAACGCCAGACGTTGCAGTATCTCGTGACGTTCGTCCACCCCTTCTGGAAACGCGCCATCGAAACCGTCCACGAATCGAAGTCAATCGACGCCATCCACGTCCACGACCTCCCGCTCGTGGGCACGGGACTTGCCGTCGGCGACGACCGCAGCGTCCCGGTGGTTGCAGACCTCCACGAGAACTACCCAGAGGCCATCCGACAGTGGCGTCGGATGCACAGCGTCGAAGACGTGGTGACGAATGTTGGGTTGCTCACGAAGTACGCCGCCCTGCCGATACGGCGGTGGAAGCGACTCGAACGAAACTGCGTCCAGCGCGCAGACGGCGTCCTTGCCGTCTGCGAGGAGGCAAAAGCCCACTACGTGACCGATTGTGGGGCCGACGCCGACTCGGTCGCTATCGTCGGAAACACGGTCGACCGAACCCACTTCGACACCGACGCGAAGCCCGTCGCTGGGTTCGAAGACGAGTTCGTCATCAGCTACGTCGGCAAGTTCGCCCCTCACCGCGGCCTCGAACCTGTGGTCGAAGGGTTCGCCGCAGTCCGCGACCGACTTCCGAACAGCCGCATTCTCATCGTTGGCGCGCCCGGAAGCGCCGAGTATGGCAGTCGATTCGACGCCTTCTGCGAGCGCCACGGCGTGACGGATGCGATGACGTTCACCGGGTGGGTCGATTTCGAGGAAGTCCCCGCCTACATGGCGGCGAGCGACGTGTGTCTCGTCCCCCACGCCTCGACCCCCCATACGGACACCACCATCCCCCACAAACTGTTCCAGTACATGGCGATGGGCAAACCCGTGCTCGTCTCCGACGTGCCACCGTTAGAGCGCGTCGTCGGTGAAACGGACGCTGGCGTTGTTGCGACAGCCGACGACGCAGACGCAATGGCGGCCGCACTGGTCGAACTTGGCACCGACCAAGAGCAAGCGGCGCAGTGGGGGGAGAATGGCCGCAGAGCCGTAGCAGAGCGGTACAACTGGATGCACGATGCGAAAACGTTGCGAGAGACGTACGACTCGCTCTGCTGA
- a CDS encoding DoxX family membrane protein, whose product MAPDRSVAAGHGNAFSTSFLAAPALVVLRVTLGWVFFYGGITKVTDPTWTAAGYLENAVPAGNPFSTLWPTLATIPAVDLLVQWGLTLTGLCLLLGAFVRWSALWASAMMAMFWASSLPLSNGILVDQHIIYIIALGCLSAFGAGRIAGLDARLEQSAVAAEHRWLRYLLG is encoded by the coding sequence ATGGCTCCTGATCGCTCAGTGGCGGCCGGCCACGGCAACGCGTTCTCTACGAGTTTCCTCGCCGCTCCGGCGCTCGTCGTGCTCCGCGTCACCCTCGGGTGGGTATTCTTCTATGGCGGAATCACCAAGGTCACCGACCCGACGTGGACAGCCGCTGGCTACCTCGAAAACGCCGTTCCGGCCGGTAACCCGTTTTCCACCCTCTGGCCCACCCTCGCCACGATCCCTGCCGTCGATTTACTCGTCCAGTGGGGCCTCACCCTCACCGGCCTTTGCCTCTTGCTCGGCGCGTTTGTCCGCTGGAGCGCACTCTGGGCGAGCGCGATGATGGCGATGTTCTGGGCGAGCAGCCTCCCGCTCTCGAACGGCATCCTTGTGGATCAACACATCATCTACATCATCGCGCTCGGTTGTCTCTCCGCGTTCGGCGCGGGCCGCATCGCTGGCCTCGATGCAAGGCTAGAGCAATCGGCAGTCGCCGCCGAACACCGGTGGCTCCGCTACCTACTCGGCTGA
- a CDS encoding DUF7471 family protein yields MELGVPGVALHAATTATDLSLVAVVALASIGGALLLGLALAAFLRRQSRPYLLVALALAALVARSVVAALAMTGTVDTNVHHLLEHGFDVALVALVIGAVYYARTISQEAV; encoded by the coding sequence ATGGAGTTGGGAGTGCCGGGAGTAGCGTTGCACGCGGCGACGACGGCGACAGACCTGTCGCTGGTTGCAGTCGTCGCGCTCGCGTCGATTGGGGGTGCGCTCTTGCTCGGACTCGCCCTCGCCGCGTTTCTTCGCCGGCAGTCGCGGCCGTACCTGCTTGTCGCCCTCGCGCTTGCGGCGCTCGTCGCCCGGTCGGTCGTCGCGGCACTCGCGATGACGGGGACGGTCGATACGAACGTCCACCACCTGCTCGAACACGGCTTCGACGTGGCGCTCGTCGCCCTCGTCATCGGCGCGGTGTACTACGCGCGGACGATTTCACAGGAGGCTGTCTGA
- a CDS encoding winged helix-turn-helix transcriptional regulator produces MAHQRDRIFAHIDAHAGLHFNELARQLDLAPGQVQYHTRKLEHQGKIVAEALFGQTHYFTTGYDPWERRTLALFRRETVRDVLIYLLEHGPSRPNAVADALDIARSTLEWHLDNLVEAAIVEKRRDEQNRVTLALCRPAETARLLGSITSSVPDRFVDRFIRLVDSFLAE; encoded by the coding sequence ATGGCCCACCAACGCGACCGCATCTTCGCCCACATCGACGCCCACGCGGGGTTACACTTCAACGAGCTGGCGCGCCAACTCGACTTGGCCCCCGGACAGGTGCAGTACCACACCCGGAAACTGGAGCATCAAGGAAAAATCGTCGCGGAGGCGCTGTTCGGCCAGACGCACTATTTTACCACCGGCTACGACCCGTGGGAGCGCAGAACGCTCGCGCTGTTTCGCCGCGAGACCGTCCGTGACGTGCTGATTTACCTGCTCGAACACGGCCCCTCGCGGCCGAACGCGGTGGCTGACGCGCTCGACATTGCGCGGAGTACGCTCGAATGGCACCTCGATAACCTCGTCGAGGCAGCGATTGTCGAAAAGCGCCGCGACGAGCAAAATCGCGTGACGCTCGCGCTGTGTCGGCCAGCTGAGACGGCGCGACTGCTTGGTTCGATTACGTCATCGGTCCCCGACCGGTTCGTAGACCGATTCATCAGGTTGGTCGATTCGTTCCTCGCGGAGTGA
- the hemL gene encoding glutamate-1-semialdehyde 2,1-aminomutase, translated as MNESNSRALYDRALSVLPGGVNSPVRATRPYPFFINRGDGGHVIDADGNRYIDYVNGYGPLLLGHDLPDQVTAAIQRTVAEGPMFGAPTEVEVEHAEFISRHVPSVEMVRFVNSGTEATVSAVRLARGYTGRDKIVVMQGGYHGAQESTLVKGDASGVAPSSPGIPAEFAAKSIPVPFNDEEAIREVFDAHGDEIAAVITEPILGNYGIVPPVEGYLESLRAITENHGSLLILDEVITGFRVGGLGCAQGKFGVDPDLTTFGKVIGGGFPVGAIGGKVEIMEQFTPSGDVFQAGTFSGHPVTMAAGLETLKFAAENKVYDHINALGDQLRRGLTDLVEDQAPSYTVAGTDSMFKLIFTRDAPDSWDGHCEAGCTQNPDCPRYSTCPKNGGDVKAAETDRWERLFWPKMKEQGIFLTANQFESQFVSYAHTEEDIEQTLEAYKHAL; from the coding sequence ATGAACGAGTCGAACTCGCGCGCACTCTACGACCGAGCGCTGTCGGTGCTCCCCGGCGGGGTCAACTCACCAGTCCGGGCAACCAGACCGTATCCCTTCTTCATCAATCGCGGCGACGGCGGCCACGTCATCGACGCGGACGGTAACCGCTACATCGACTACGTGAACGGCTACGGCCCGCTTTTGTTGGGTCACGACCTCCCAGACCAGGTGACCGCAGCCATCCAGCGCACCGTCGCCGAAGGCCCGATGTTCGGCGCCCCAACGGAAGTCGAAGTCGAGCACGCAGAGTTCATCTCCCGCCACGTCCCGAGCGTCGAGATGGTGCGCTTTGTCAACAGCGGCACGGAAGCGACGGTGTCTGCGGTGCGACTGGCTCGCGGCTACACCGGTCGCGACAAAATCGTCGTCATGCAAGGCGGCTACCACGGCGCACAGGAATCGACGCTCGTCAAAGGCGACGCGTCGGGGGTCGCCCCATCGAGTCCGGGCATCCCGGCCGAGTTCGCCGCGAAGTCGATTCCCGTCCCGTTCAACGACGAGGAGGCGATCCGCGAGGTGTTCGACGCCCACGGCGACGAGATTGCGGCGGTGATAACCGAACCGATTCTCGGCAACTACGGCATCGTTCCGCCCGTCGAGGGCTACCTCGAATCGCTCCGGGCGATTACCGAGAATCACGGCAGCCTGCTCATTCTCGACGAGGTCATCACCGGCTTTCGCGTTGGCGGCCTCGGGTGTGCACAGGGGAAATTCGGCGTCGACCCCGACCTCACAACCTTCGGCAAGGTCATCGGCGGCGGGTTCCCTGTCGGCGCAATCGGCGGCAAAGTCGAAATCATGGAGCAGTTCACCCCGTCTGGCGACGTGTTCCAAGCCGGGACGTTCTCAGGCCACCCCGTGACGATGGCTGCGGGGCTTGAAACCCTGAAATTCGCCGCCGAGAACAAGGTGTACGACCACATCAACGCGCTCGGCGACCAACTGCGTCGGGGGCTCACGGACCTCGTCGAAGACCAGGCCCCGTCGTACACCGTGGCGGGCACCGACAGCATGTTCAAACTCATTTTCACCCGCGACGCGCCCGACTCGTGGGACGGCCACTGCGAAGCTGGCTGTACCCAGAACCCCGACTGCCCGCGGTATTCGACCTGTCCGAAAAACGGCGGCGACGTGAAAGCCGCAGAGACCGACCGCTGGGAGCGCCTGTTCTGGCCGAAGATGAAAGAACAGGGTATCTTCCTCACGGCCAATCAGTTCGAATCCCAGTTCGTGAGCTACGCGCACACGGAAGAAGACATCGAGCAGACGCTCGAAGCGTACAAACACGCGCTGTAG